In Lactococcus paracarnosus, a genomic segment contains:
- the ccpA gene encoding catabolite control protein A produces the protein MDNETITIYDVAREAAVSMATVSRVVNGNQNVKEATRRKVLDVIERLDYRPNAVARGLASKKTTTVGVVIPDISNSYFASLARGIDDIATMYKYNIVIANSDGDDDKEINVVNTLLAKQVDGLVFLAHDLSDKIRAEFSRTRTPIVLAGAVDHESQIPSVNIDYKQATKDVTLELAKNNQKIALVAGPMVNAINGKERLIGYQAALSESGQPFSEGLVFETNYSFNDGMKLAERVKASGATAAVVTDDEVAVGLLNGLVNNGVNVPEDFEIITANNSVITEFTRPTLSSIEQPLYDLGAVSMRLLTKMMHKEEVEEKRVILPHGIVKRGSTK, from the coding sequence ATGGATAATGAAACAATTACAATATATGACGTCGCGCGTGAAGCAGCAGTGTCGATGGCGACAGTCAGTCGCGTTGTGAATGGCAACCAAAACGTCAAGGAAGCAACACGTCGTAAGGTATTAGACGTCATTGAACGCCTAGATTATCGCCCAAATGCTGTAGCGCGTGGGCTTGCATCTAAAAAAACAACAACAGTCGGTGTCGTCATACCTGACATCTCAAATAGTTATTTTGCCAGTCTGGCCCGAGGCATCGATGACATCGCAACGATGTATAAGTATAATATCGTCATCGCAAATTCAGATGGAGATGATGATAAAGAGATTAATGTTGTGAATACGCTTCTTGCCAAGCAAGTCGATGGCCTTGTCTTCTTAGCACATGACTTATCTGACAAAATACGTGCTGAATTTTCTCGTACAAGAACACCGATTGTCTTAGCTGGTGCAGTAGACCACGAAAGTCAAATCCCTTCAGTTAATATCGATTATAAGCAAGCGACAAAAGATGTGACGCTTGAACTTGCTAAAAATAATCAGAAAATTGCCCTTGTGGCAGGACCTATGGTCAATGCAATTAATGGTAAAGAACGTCTGATTGGCTACCAAGCAGCCTTGTCAGAAAGCGGTCAACCCTTCTCTGAAGGGCTTGTCTTTGAAACTAATTATAGTTTCAATGATGGCATGAAACTAGCAGAACGTGTCAAAGCATCAGGTGCAACTGCTGCAGTCGTAACAGATGACGAAGTTGCTGTTGGCTTGTTAAACGGTTTGGTCAATAACGGTGTTAATGTGCCGGAAGATTTTGAAATTATTACAGCAAATAACTCAGTCATCACAGAATTTACACGACCTACTTTATCATCTATTGAACAGCCATTATATGATTTAGGTGCTGTATCGATGCGACTATTGACTAAGATGATGCATAAAGAAGAAGTAGAGGAAAAACGCGTGATTTTACCACATGGTATCGTCAAACGCGGTTCTACAAAATAA
- a CDS encoding amino acid ABC transporter ATP-binding protein, with the protein MTKLKIDITDLHKSFGTNEVLKGISTKFNEGDVVCIIGPSGSGKSTFLRTLNGLEEITSGSVIVDGYDLSNKKTNLNQVRQEVGMVFQQFNLFPNMTVIDNITYAPLELKKLTKSEAHTKALDLLEKVGLSDKADAMPESLSGGQKQRVAIARALAMDPDLMLFDEPTSALDPEMVGDVLEVMQDLAKEGMTMLIVTHEMGFARKVANRVIFTDGGQILEDSTPDQLFDNPQHPRLKDFLNKVLNV; encoded by the coding sequence ATGACAAAACTAAAAATTGATATTACTGATTTACATAAATCTTTTGGAACTAACGAAGTCTTAAAAGGTATCTCAACTAAGTTTAACGAGGGTGACGTTGTTTGTATTATTGGCCCTTCTGGGTCTGGTAAGTCAACTTTTCTTAGAACGCTTAACGGCTTAGAAGAGATTACCTCTGGTAGTGTTATCGTTGACGGTTATGATTTATCTAATAAGAAAACCAACCTTAACCAAGTACGCCAAGAGGTTGGCATGGTTTTCCAACAGTTCAATCTCTTTCCAAATATGACGGTGATTGATAATATCACTTACGCACCGCTTGAACTTAAAAAATTGACTAAATCTGAAGCACACACAAAAGCACTTGATTTGCTCGAAAAAGTCGGCTTGTCTGATAAGGCTGATGCCATGCCTGAAAGCTTATCTGGTGGGCAAAAACAACGTGTTGCCATTGCTCGCGCACTGGCTATGGACCCTGATCTCATGTTGTTTGATGAACCAACATCAGCACTTGACCCAGAAATGGTAGGCGATGTCTTAGAAGTCATGCAAGATTTAGCTAAAGAAGGCATGACCATGTTGATCGTTACCCATGAAATGGGATTTGCTCGTAAAGTGGCCAACCGCGTCATCTTCACAGATGGTGGTCAGATTTTAGAAGATAGTACACCTGATCAATTATTTGATAACCCGCAACATCCACGTTTGAAAGATTTCCTAAACAAAGTCTTGAACGTTTAA
- a CDS encoding YdcF family protein: MSILLYLFGISTTITLITGFLYVRQLKTELRTLKTGSRFILLLMMLVVTLNLLFMNLRWDTVLIIEAILGLILLLVGGIILFIFLIVESIKVWRLESHSLGNLLLPLSVIAYFVVGKLTDALVVLPEKYDWLKYISVFYGLFLPFIIWQFLVFLVSSLIYAKKATLKSKNKQYFVVLGAGLVNGDQVGKLLAARIEKAVKLAQAETIIIFSGGQGGDEKLSEASAMQAYAVSKLHFPKHRTLLEDKSRTTYENLVFSSALIQERPFSFFTSDYHVLRAAIFAKTLGLDAQGYGGKTALYYRIPAFIREFIAIINTKKKLYAILIFLMLILPMSLLLIMSKLIN; this comes from the coding sequence GTGTCAATTTTATTGTATCTATTTGGAATAAGTACGACAATCACACTAATTACTGGATTTTTATATGTTAGACAACTTAAAACGGAGTTACGTACTTTAAAAACGGGCTCACGTTTTATTTTGTTGCTCATGATGTTAGTGGTGACGCTTAACCTGTTATTTATGAACTTGAGATGGGATACTGTATTAATCATCGAGGCTATCTTAGGTTTGATTCTATTGTTAGTTGGCGGGATTATTTTATTTATCTTTCTGATTGTTGAAAGTATCAAAGTATGGCGTTTGGAAAGTCATAGTTTAGGGAACTTACTCCTGCCTTTATCAGTAATTGCTTATTTTGTAGTAGGTAAACTGACAGATGCCTTAGTTGTCCTGCCAGAAAAATATGATTGGCTCAAATATATCAGCGTCTTTTATGGGTTGTTTTTACCATTCATCATCTGGCAATTTTTGGTTTTTTTAGTGTCTAGTCTAATTTATGCCAAGAAAGCGACATTAAAAAGCAAAAATAAACAGTATTTTGTCGTACTAGGTGCTGGCTTAGTAAATGGCGATCAGGTTGGTAAATTATTGGCTGCTCGGATTGAAAAAGCAGTCAAGTTAGCGCAAGCAGAAACGATCATCATTTTTTCTGGAGGACAAGGGGGTGATGAGAAATTATCAGAAGCAAGCGCCATGCAAGCCTATGCGGTATCAAAATTGCACTTTCCAAAACATCGGACGCTGTTAGAAGATAAAAGTAGAACCACATATGAAAATCTCGTCTTCTCATCGGCACTAATCCAGGAGAGACCCTTTTCTTTCTTTACTTCTGATTATCATGTCTTACGTGCAGCTATCTTTGCTAAAACGTTAGGGCTAGATGCACAAGGATATGGTGGGAAAACAGCCCTTTATTATCGCATTCCTGCCTTTATCAGGGAATTCATCGCCATCATTAATACGAAAAAAAAGCTATATGCCATCCTGATTTTCCTAATGCTTATCTTACCTATGAGTTTACTCCTTATTATGAGTAAGTTGATTAACTGA
- the purF gene encoding amidophosphoribosyltransferase, with the protein MTYEVKSLNEECGLFGVWGHPDAAKLTYFGLHALQHRGQEGAGIIANNNGHLKGHRDLGLLSDVFKDEKNFDRLAGNAAIGHVRYATAGSASIDNVQPFLFNFHDAQLGLCHNGNLTNTRTLKRDLESKGAIFHSNSDTEILMHLIRRGLSPNLMDNVKSALNTVKGGFAYLLITEDKIIAALDPNGFRPLAIGKLANGAYVIASETCGLDVVGATFVQDVLPGQVVTIDDAGVHIDTYTNEVDLKICSMEFIYFARPDSNIYGVNVHTARKNMGRLLAKENPHIEADIVVGVPNSSLSAASGFAEESGLPYEMGLVKNQYIQRTFIQPTQELREQGVRMKLSGVRSVVEGKRVVMVDDSIVRGTTSKRIVALLKAAGAAEVHVVIASPPLAYPCFYGIDIQTRQELIAANHSVSEINEIIGSDTLHFLSIDGLKAGIGLGDQICTSYFDGIFPTPLYDYEHDYNLGLKEKVSFY; encoded by the coding sequence ATGACTTACGAAGTAAAATCACTTAATGAAGAATGTGGCTTATTTGGTGTATGGGGCCACCCTGATGCAGCAAAACTGACTTATTTTGGCTTGCATGCCTTACAGCATAGAGGGCAAGAAGGTGCAGGTATTATCGCGAATAATAACGGCCATCTTAAAGGGCATCGAGATTTGGGGCTGCTTTCAGACGTGTTCAAGGATGAGAAAAACTTTGACCGTTTAGCAGGCAATGCAGCGATTGGGCATGTCCGCTATGCGACAGCAGGTTCTGCCTCTATCGATAATGTACAGCCCTTTCTATTTAATTTCCATGATGCGCAGTTAGGCCTTTGTCATAACGGTAATCTCACAAATACACGGACTTTAAAGCGAGACTTGGAATCAAAAGGGGCTATTTTTCACAGTAACTCTGATACTGAAATCTTGATGCATTTAATTCGTCGTGGCTTGTCCCCTAATCTGATGGATAATGTCAAGTCAGCGCTTAACACAGTTAAGGGAGGATTTGCTTATCTACTCATTACTGAGGATAAAATAATTGCTGCACTTGATCCAAATGGCTTTCGACCACTCGCTATCGGAAAGTTAGCTAACGGGGCTTATGTCATTGCCAGTGAAACATGTGGCTTGGATGTCGTTGGTGCGACATTTGTGCAAGACGTTTTGCCAGGTCAAGTTGTGACGATCGATGATGCTGGTGTCCATATCGACACCTACACAAATGAAGTTGATCTTAAAATTTGTAGCATGGAATTTATTTATTTTGCCCGACCTGATAGTAATATCTATGGGGTGAATGTTCACACTGCCCGCAAAAATATGGGCAGGTTACTTGCCAAAGAGAATCCCCATATCGAAGCAGATATCGTCGTGGGTGTGCCTAACTCGTCATTATCAGCGGCGTCAGGTTTTGCTGAAGAATCAGGCTTGCCATATGAGATGGGCCTGGTCAAAAACCAATATATCCAACGCACCTTTATTCAGCCAACTCAAGAACTCCGTGAGCAAGGGGTTCGGATGAAGTTATCAGGTGTTCGTAGTGTTGTCGAAGGTAAACGCGTGGTCATGGTAGATGATTCAATCGTTAGGGGAACAACATCGAAACGAATCGTTGCCTTACTTAAAGCAGCAGGGGCAGCAGAAGTCCATGTTGTGATTGCGAGTCCACCGCTTGCCTATCCTTGTTTCTACGGGATTGATATTCAAACACGTCAAGAGTTAATCGCTGCCAATCATTCCGTATCAGAGATCAATGAGATTATAGGGTCAGATACCCTACATTTCTTGTCAATAGACGGTCTTAAAGCTGGTATTGGCTTAGGGGATCAAATTTGTACCTCTTACTTTGATGGGATTTTCCCAACCCCTCTCTATGATTATGAACATGACTATAATCTTGGCTTAAAAGAAAAAGTGTCCTTCTATTAA
- a CDS encoding glucosamine-6-phosphate deaminase, translating to MEVITVKNQLEGAKIGLDILSEKMAAGAKTFGLATGSTPVEFYNQIINSDLDFTDKTSINLDEYVGLDGSDEQSYRYFMSQHLFNEKPFKANFLPNGKAADLDKEVKAYDEIIDAHPIDLQILGIGQNGHIGFNEPGTSFDVTTHVVDLTQSTIKANSRYFANEADVPKQAVSMGIASILKSKTLILMAWGHEKAEAVKGMIEGEVTESLPASVLQQHDDVIVIVDEAAASLLN from the coding sequence ATGGAAGTCATTACAGTTAAAAACCAACTCGAAGGTGCTAAAATAGGTCTGGATATTTTGTCAGAAAAAATGGCAGCAGGTGCTAAAACATTTGGCTTAGCTACAGGCTCAACACCAGTTGAATTTTATAATCAAATTATCAATAGTGATCTTGATTTTACAGATAAAACATCTATCAACTTAGATGAGTATGTTGGCCTTGACGGATCAGATGAACAATCTTATCGCTATTTCATGAGCCAACATCTCTTTAATGAAAAACCATTTAAAGCAAACTTCTTACCAAATGGTAAGGCTGCTGATTTAGATAAAGAAGTGAAAGCATATGATGAGATTATCGATGCTCATCCGATCGACTTGCAAATTCTTGGTATTGGTCAAAATGGTCATATTGGCTTTAACGAACCAGGTACATCATTTGACGTGACAACGCACGTTGTAGACTTAACGCAAAGTACAATCAAAGCCAATTCACGCTATTTTGCTAATGAAGCCGATGTACCAAAACAAGCTGTTTCTATGGGAATTGCAAGTATTCTAAAATCAAAAACTTTGATTTTAATGGCTTGGGGTCATGAAAAAGCCGAAGCAGTAAAAGGGATGATCGAAGGAGAAGTTACTGAAAGTCTACCCGCATCAGTCTTACAACAACATGATGATGTAATTGTCATCGTCGATGAAGCTGCTGCTAGTCTATTGAACTAA
- the gdhA gene encoding NADP-specific glutamate dehydrogenase — MSQSHSLITELQAKIHEKDPGQVEFLQAIDEFFLNLTPFLDKHPEISEKHILDMITEPERVLQFRVPWQDDQGEWRINRGFRVQFNSAIGPYKGGLRFHPSVNLSILKFLGFEQIFKNALTGLPIGGGKGGSDFDPKGKSDSEIMRFCQSFMTELHRHIGPNLDVPAGDIGVGGREIGYLYGQYKRLHGNDQGVLTGKGLTFGGSLARTEATGYGLVYFVKHLLANSDDSFKDKTVLVSGSGNVAIYAIEKVHALGGLVVTASDSSGYIYDPEGINLDLLKDIKEVKRERLTEYVKARPSATYVAGESVWQHQVKADIALPCATQNEIDTEGAKRLIENGVKIVAEGANMPTTLAAVDILHAEQVTYCPGKAANAGGVAVSALEMSQNSARLAWTFDYVDQELDKIMQMIYENCRDTAAEFGLENNLLAGANIAGFKKVAEAMLAQGLV; from the coding sequence ATGTCACAATCTCATAGCCTTATTACTGAGTTACAAGCAAAAATTCATGAAAAAGACCCAGGTCAAGTTGAATTTTTACAAGCAATTGATGAGTTTTTTTTAAATCTAACCCCTTTTTTAGATAAACACCCTGAAATTTCAGAAAAACATATTTTAGATATGATAACAGAACCTGAGCGTGTGCTTCAGTTTCGTGTACCATGGCAGGATGACCAAGGTGAGTGGCGCATCAACAGAGGATTCCGAGTGCAGTTCAACTCAGCTATCGGGCCTTATAAAGGTGGCTTACGCTTCCATCCATCAGTGAATTTGTCTATCCTTAAATTTTTAGGATTTGAACAAATTTTTAAAAATGCCTTGACAGGTTTACCTATCGGCGGTGGTAAAGGTGGGTCAGATTTTGATCCCAAAGGTAAGTCTGATAGTGAAATCATGCGTTTTTGTCAGAGCTTTATGACCGAATTACATCGTCATATTGGACCGAATCTAGATGTACCAGCAGGTGATATCGGTGTAGGTGGTCGTGAAATTGGCTACCTTTACGGTCAGTATAAACGCTTACACGGTAATGACCAAGGCGTCCTAACAGGCAAAGGCCTCACATTTGGTGGCTCATTAGCTCGGACAGAAGCAACAGGTTATGGGCTTGTCTACTTTGTTAAGCATCTTTTAGCAAATAGTGACGATAGTTTTAAAGACAAGACAGTACTGGTATCAGGTAGTGGTAATGTGGCGATTTATGCGATCGAGAAAGTACATGCCTTAGGTGGGCTTGTCGTTACGGCATCGGATTCATCTGGCTATATTTATGACCCAGAAGGGATTAATCTTGACTTATTAAAAGACATAAAAGAAGTGAAACGTGAACGCCTAACTGAATATGTCAAAGCAAGACCGTCAGCAACTTATGTTGCAGGAGAATCGGTCTGGCAGCATCAAGTCAAGGCAGATATTGCATTACCATGTGCGACGCAAAATGAAATTGATACCGAAGGGGCTAAACGCCTGATCGAAAATGGTGTTAAAATCGTTGCTGAAGGGGCAAATATGCCGACGACCCTTGCAGCGGTGGATATCTTACATGCTGAGCAGGTAACGTATTGCCCTGGTAAGGCAGCAAATGCTGGTGGGGTTGCTGTTTCTGCGTTAGAGATGAGCCAAAACTCAGCAAGACTTGCTTGGACTTTTGATTATGTGGATCAAGAGTTAGACAAAATCATGCAGATGATTTATGAAAACTGTCGTGATACAGCAGCAGAATTCGGCTTGGAAAATAACTTACTCGCCGGTGCCAATATTGCAGGCTTTAAAAAAGTAGCCGAGGCGATGTTAGCACAAGGGTTGGTATAA
- a CDS encoding aromatic acid exporter family protein, with translation MIIFPKGFKIGARTVKTVIAASLAMFIADLIGLEYATAAGVIAILSVGNTKKSTFKSGKNRLLNFLFAMVLSTILFNLLGHHVLIFALFLLFFIPCSASWGMSEGIAPNAVLVTHLLVAPHITTSLLLNEFLLNFIAISLAFIVNWKMPNFQDELTAREKRVEHHFRDLFKRLSFIMDKKIEQTHFLHKVEDLERYILDSLVIARRHMDNQLSGNTSGSYDYLTMRATQVELFREITEILIQIDMTGQDQQFQSLEQLFKAISETYARDNNGKALMAQTEEILMHYRASELPKTREEFEVRARLFQILQLIQTFIQIKHDYVIESRA, from the coding sequence ATGATAATTTTTCCTAAAGGATTTAAGATAGGTGCTAGGACGGTTAAAACAGTTATTGCAGCCAGCTTAGCGATGTTTATAGCAGATCTAATTGGCTTAGAATATGCGACGGCAGCAGGTGTTATCGCCATTTTGAGTGTCGGTAATACAAAGAAATCAACGTTTAAGAGCGGTAAAAATCGTCTCTTGAATTTTTTATTTGCCATGGTACTGTCGACGATACTGTTTAATCTACTCGGTCATCACGTCCTTATCTTTGCCCTTTTTTTGCTATTTTTTATTCCTTGTTCCGCATCTTGGGGCATGTCTGAGGGTATCGCACCAAATGCTGTTTTGGTGACGCACTTATTGGTTGCACCTCATATCACTACATCACTTTTGTTAAATGAATTTTTGCTGAACTTTATCGCCATATCGCTTGCTTTTATCGTCAACTGGAAGATGCCTAATTTTCAAGATGAGCTGACAGCACGAGAAAAGCGCGTCGAGCACCATTTTCGGGATCTCTTTAAGCGCTTAAGTTTTATCATGGATAAAAAAATAGAGCAGACACATTTTTTACATAAGGTCGAAGATCTAGAGCGCTATATCTTGGATAGTTTGGTGATCGCTAGAAGACATATGGATAATCAACTGAGTGGGAATACCAGTGGTAGCTATGATTATTTGACCATGAGAGCGACACAGGTTGAACTCTTTCGGGAAATAACTGAGATTTTGATTCAGATTGATATGACCGGTCAAGACCAACAGTTTCAATCACTAGAACAGCTGTTTAAAGCCATTAGTGAAACCTATGCGCGGGATAATAATGGCAAGGCATTGATGGCACAAACTGAAGAGATATTAATGCACTATCGTGCCAGCGAGCTACCAAAAACAAGGGAAGAATTTGAAGTCCGTGCTAGGCTATTCCAAATACTCCAGTTAATTCAGACATTTATCCAAATCAAACATGATTATGTAATAGAAAGTAGAGCTTAA
- the queA gene encoding tRNA preQ1(34) S-adenosylmethionine ribosyltransferase-isomerase QueA, with amino-acid sequence MNIEDFNFDLPETLIAQTPLEHRSESRLLVIDKANQTMTDKHFFDIIDELNSGDTLVLNNTRVLPARLHGQKADTGGHIELLLLKNTVDDTWEVLAKPAKKLKNGTVITFGDGRLTATVIDDSLDHGGRIVTFSYDGIFLEVLESLGEMPLPPYIHEKLADQGRYQTVYAKENGSAAAPTAGLHFTDDLLAQIKAKGVNIAWVTLHVGLGTFRPVSVDNIEEHDMHSEFYILPQETADIINETKAAGKRVIAVGTTSIRTLESVAKKFDGQVKADSDWTNIFIKPGYQFQVVDAFSTNFHLPKSTLVMLVSAFAGREFVLSAYQHAIDEHYRFFSFGDAMFVK; translated from the coding sequence ATGAATATTGAAGACTTTAATTTTGATTTACCTGAGACACTCATCGCTCAGACACCACTTGAACATCGTTCTGAAAGCCGTTTATTAGTGATTGATAAGGCAAATCAGACGATGACAGATAAGCATTTTTTTGATATTATTGACGAATTAAACAGTGGCGATACACTCGTCCTAAATAATACACGCGTATTACCCGCCCGCCTCCATGGTCAAAAAGCTGATACAGGGGGCCATATCGAGCTATTACTCTTAAAAAACACCGTCGATGATACCTGGGAAGTCCTTGCTAAACCTGCTAAAAAGCTTAAAAATGGGACTGTGATTACCTTTGGTGATGGCCGTTTAACAGCTACAGTAATCGATGACTCCTTAGATCATGGTGGTCGAATCGTCACCTTTAGTTACGATGGCATCTTTTTAGAAGTTCTTGAAAGCTTAGGTGAGATGCCACTTCCGCCTTATATCCACGAAAAACTAGCTGATCAAGGTCGCTATCAGACTGTATACGCCAAAGAAAACGGCTCTGCTGCTGCACCAACTGCTGGCTTGCATTTCACAGACGACTTACTGGCGCAAATCAAAGCCAAGGGGGTTAATATCGCTTGGGTTACTTTACATGTCGGACTAGGTACTTTCCGTCCTGTCAGCGTCGATAACATAGAAGAACATGATATGCACAGTGAATTCTATATTCTGCCACAAGAAACAGCTGACATCATTAATGAGACAAAAGCTGCTGGAAAACGTGTTATCGCAGTTGGTACAACATCTATTCGGACACTAGAATCTGTCGCAAAAAAATTCGATGGACAAGTTAAAGCAGATAGTGACTGGACAAATATCTTCATCAAACCAGGCTATCAGTTTCAAGTGGTTGATGCCTTCTCTACTAACTTCCATCTACCGAAATCAACTTTGGTGATGCTAGTCTCTGCCTTTGCTGGTCGTGAGTTTGTCTTATCAGCCTATCAGCACGCAATAGATGAGCATTATCGCTTCTTCAGTTTTGGAGATGCCATGTTTGTCAAATAA
- a CDS encoding DMT family transporter, protein MTKKQLESSFLLGLTAFIWGIAFVAQKSGARDVGPLTFSASRYFLGAFAILPCAFFFSEKKMTSAKRRLSLLAGSLCGALLFVASFLQQIGIQQTTVGKAGFITTLYIIIIPLIGLLFKQQVAKHVWFSAMLALVGMYLLCLTDGRFSIQSGDVYVFFCAIGFACQILIIDYFLPKVDPIYFAITQFFVAGLIALIFLPFFEPLDLSGIMSAKVSILYAGVISAGIGYTMQIIAQKHVQPVLASMIMSLEAVLSLLAGFMILGDRLSIRELLGCLIVFVAIIFAQLPLDKMKQKIGKRNLAGRFD, encoded by the coding sequence ATGACCAAAAAACAACTTGAGTCTAGCTTCTTATTAGGCTTAACAGCCTTCATTTGGGGGATTGCCTTTGTTGCACAGAAATCAGGTGCGCGTGATGTAGGTCCGCTCACCTTTAGCGCAAGCCGTTACTTTTTGGGTGCCTTCGCCATTTTACCGTGTGCCTTTTTTTTCAGTGAGAAAAAGATGACATCTGCAAAACGACGCCTATCTTTATTAGCCGGTAGTCTTTGTGGTGCCCTGTTATTTGTTGCAAGCTTCTTACAGCAGATCGGTATCCAACAGACAACAGTCGGTAAGGCAGGCTTTATCACAACGCTTTATATCATCATCATTCCTTTGATTGGCTTGCTATTTAAGCAACAAGTTGCCAAGCACGTCTGGTTTAGTGCCATGCTAGCCCTAGTTGGCATGTATCTACTTTGTTTGACTGATGGTAGATTTAGCATACAATCTGGTGATGTCTATGTCTTTTTTTGTGCGATTGGCTTTGCCTGTCAAATTCTGATTATCGATTATTTTCTACCCAAAGTAGATCCTATTTATTTTGCCATTACGCAGTTTTTTGTAGCGGGTCTGATCGCACTGATTTTCCTGCCTTTCTTTGAGCCATTAGATTTGTCAGGCATCATGTCAGCTAAAGTCTCTATTCTATACGCTGGTGTCATCTCAGCTGGTATCGGCTATACCATGCAAATCATCGCGCAAAAACACGTACAACCAGTACTTGCCTCTATGATTATGAGTCTAGAAGCTGTGCTCTCACTACTGGCAGGATTTATGATCTTAGGAGACCGATTATCTATCCGAGAACTATTGGGCTGTCTTATCGTATTTGTGGCCATTATCTTTGCCCAATTACCGCTCGACAAAATGAAGCAAAAAATAGGTAAGCGCAATTTGGCAGGTCGATTTGACTAG
- a CDS encoding M24 family metallopeptidase, with amino-acid sequence MTKLKKITDYLNQQEWDMTFITNPTTVNYLTGFAMDPHERILGLMVFPDRAPIMLTPELEVEKAKTHVSFDVIGYADSENPWEKIATKLKGYRVKTIAAEFDHLILSKSDGLKSVFNEVIFKNLTPLINQMRLFKTADEIQKMVVAGDYADKCFDIGFKFAASEKGLTEMDVVAKIEFEMKRQGISEMSFDTMVLTGARAANPHGVPEAVAIQQNKLLLFDLGVMSNGYASDASRTIAIGQPTDFDRKIYEITRQAQQAALDFVKPGVTAFEVDKVARDIITKAGYGEYFTHRTGHGIGMDVHEYPSIGGSEDITIETGMCFSVEPGIYIPNQVGVRIEDCLYVTDSGAESLTHTPKDLLVF; translated from the coding sequence ATGACTAAACTAAAAAAAATTACGGATTATCTCAATCAACAAGAATGGGATATGACCTTCATTACTAATCCAACTACTGTTAACTATTTAACAGGTTTTGCCATGGATCCACACGAACGTATTCTAGGCCTGATGGTATTTCCTGATCGGGCACCAATCATGCTGACACCCGAGCTTGAAGTTGAAAAAGCTAAAACTCATGTGAGCTTTGATGTCATCGGATATGCTGATAGCGAAAATCCTTGGGAAAAAATCGCGACTAAACTAAAGGGCTACCGTGTTAAGACAATCGCTGCTGAATTTGACCATCTTATTCTCAGTAAAAGTGATGGCCTAAAGTCTGTCTTCAATGAAGTAATTTTTAAAAATTTAACACCTTTAATTAATCAAATGCGCTTATTTAAGACAGCTGATGAGATTCAAAAGATGGTTGTTGCTGGTGATTACGCTGACAAATGTTTTGATATCGGCTTCAAGTTTGCGGCATCAGAAAAAGGCCTGACTGAGATGGATGTTGTGGCCAAAATTGAATTTGAAATGAAACGTCAAGGCATTTCGGAGATGAGCTTTGATACCATGGTCTTGACAGGTGCCAGAGCAGCCAATCCTCATGGTGTACCTGAAGCTGTTGCCATCCAACAAAATAAATTATTACTTTTTGATTTAGGTGTCATGTCAAATGGCTATGCATCAGATGCCTCTCGGACAATCGCAATTGGTCAACCTACTGACTTTGATCGCAAAATCTATGAGATTACACGTCAAGCACAGCAAGCTGCCTTAGACTTTGTCAAACCTGGTGTGACTGCCTTTGAAGTTGATAAAGTGGCACGAGATATCATTACAAAAGCAGGGTATGGTGAGTACTTTACCCATCGTACAGGACACGGTATCGGCATGGATGTCCATGAATATCCCTCTATCGGTGGCAGTGAAGATATAACGATCGAAACTGGCATGTGCTTCTCTGTTGAACCAGGTATCTATATCCCAAATCAAGTGGGTGTGCGCATCGAAGATTGTCTCTACGTGACTGATAGTGGTGCTGAGAGTTTGACCCATACCCCTAAAGACTTATTGGTATTTTAG